A window of the Arachis duranensis cultivar V14167 chromosome 5, aradu.V14167.gnm2.J7QH, whole genome shotgun sequence genome harbors these coding sequences:
- the LOC107488507 gene encoding uncharacterized protein LOC107488507: MSSRGSEQGIRRGNPVVEPKQGRRGGNSSASTSNVSRYYRSMTLTDFLKNGLPRFNGNANALEADQWFREVERFLYTQHIPAVQSVEIVTHMLEGDAQNWWQELCHTLQVELTDVPWHRFKTEFYGRYFLHAFRIAKELELMQLKQKDMSVADYTREFDNQCRFSKTCQGNPADYEEWKCAQYEKGLRRDILITCIHKS; encoded by the coding sequence ATGTCGTCTCGTGGATCCGAACAAGGTATACGGAGAGGAAATCCCGTGGTTGAACCAAAGCAAGGACGTCGAGGTGGAAACTCTAGTGCTAGTACGAGTAACGTAAGTCGATACTATAGGTCAATGACCCTTACTGATTTCCTTAAGAATGGTCTACCTCGGTTTAACGGAAACGCCAATGCCCTGGAGGCTGATCAGTGGTTTCGAGAAGTAGAGAGGTTTTTGTACACTCAGCACATTCCTGCAGTACAGTCAGTAGAGATAGTGACTCATATGTTGGAGGGAGATGCTCAGAATTGGTGGCAAGAATTGTGTCATACCTTGCAGGTGGAGTTAACGGATGTCCCTTGGCATAGATTCAAGACAGAGTTTTATGGGAGATATTTCTTGCATGCGTTTCGCATTGCAAAGGAATTGGAGTTAATGCAGCTGAAGCAAAAGGATATGTCCGTTGCTGACTATACCCGTGAATTCGACAACCAGTGTCGTTTCTCAAAAACTTGTCAAGGAAATCCAGCCGattatgaggaatggaagtgtgctCAATATGAGAAAGGACTAAGGAGAGATATTTTAATTACGTGTATCCACAAAAGCTAA